The genomic segment CAAACACGGCGTCAGAATCCAGATAAGGGTCCCCTTCCACAAAAATGTGGGTCACCACCGTTTCATAGCCTTCCGCTGAGACGATAAAATGGATATGCGCAGGGCGATAAGGGTGCCGTCTAAACTCCGCCAGCATTTCCCCGACCGGGCCATCATGGGGAATAGGATAGCTAGATGGTTTGATGGTACGAAACCAATATTCTCCCCTGGTATTTGTGAGAAATCTACCCCGCATACTTATTTCCTGGCTTGGATCTTGAATATCGTACAAACCCTGAGCTGAGGCATGCCAGACATCTAATAGCGCGTTTGCAATGGGTTTTCCATCCAGATCGGTCACCTGCCCCCGCACTACGACCGGTTCTCCTTCCTCCTTGAGGGCTATGTTGGCACCTAACTCCAGGTTTGGAGCCTTTGCTCGATAAAACGGACCCAGGATAGTACTTTCCGTTGCTCCCGCAGGCTTACGATGATTAATGGCATCCACCAAAATGCTGACCCCTAAGGTATCTGACAGGAGAATAAATTCCTGGCGACGATCGTCGCACCGGTGTCCTACGCGGGTTAGAAATTGGATGGTATAGGACCATTCTTCTTCGGTGAGCTCCACCTCCCGGATAAAATTGTGCAGATTTCGGATAAGGCTATTCATGATTTGCTGAAGACGTGGGTTATCGGTCTTGATTTGTTGAAGTACAGCCTCGGTTACGTTATCTTCTGTCAGGTTACGCATGTTTATTACATTTCCCCCTAAAGTCGAAGTCCGCCGGGCTTGTATGGGGTATGGATTTTGATCCCGGGGGAGCTTCGATAGCTTAAAATCCTGGACTGATTGGGTTGAAACCACTTTATAACCGGAAAACTTATTGAGACTCTGGATCGGGATAAAGCTTTGCCGTAAATCCCCCATCGATAATTAATTCAATACCGGTGACCCAGGCAGCAGCATCGGAGGCCAGGTAGAGGATTCCCTGGGCGATATCCTCTGGAGTCCCTAAACGGCCCAGGGGATAGAGGGGAATCAATTTCTCTTTAATTTCCTCCCAGGTCTGGCCCGGTTTGACCCGGGTTCGGGCCACATCTGTTTCGACCAGACTGGGTAGGACGGCATTGACCCGGATGCGGTATCGAGCAAAGTCCACCGCCATGGTTTTCGTTAAGGTGATAACGGCGGCCTTGGCTGCAGAATAAGAGGGAGCATCTGGAAGTCCTCCTCGGAGACCTGCGACGGAAGACACGTTAACGATGCTTCCTCCACCCTGTTTTATCATTTGGGGAATGACAGATCTGGAAGTTAAGAAAACTCCCTTTACGTTAATATCCATGATACGATCCCAGTTTTCCAGCGTAGATTCCATCATCTTGGTCCGATCGACCGCTCCGGCATTGTTAACCAGAATATCCAGTCTCTCCCAGCGGGCCACCGTTTCCCTGACCATCCGTTGAGTATCTTCCTGTCGGGTCACATCTCCCGGAATGGCGATGGCTTCTCCTCCTTTTAAGGTAATCGCCGTCACCGCTTCTTCCAGCTTCTCTTTACGACGCCCACTTATAGCCACTTTAGCTCCCTCCTGGGCAAACAGTTCTGCCGTAGCTCTTCCGATTCCGGTACCTCCTCCGGTGATTAAGGCCACTTTATTTACCAACCTCATGAATCCCTCCGTTTCCAAAAATAATTACCTAAATTTGTAACATTCCCCTCCTTATCCTCCCCGTGGGCGAGGAGGGAGTTCCATTTCCAGAAAACAATTACCCAACTGTGTAACCGCTACGCGCTACCCTTGTCACAAGCGAACAGAAAATAGTAAGTAGCAACTGGAGGGGATCGTTGTTAATTACCTTTGCTCCCGACCCTCATCTGTCGCATACCAGTATTTGCCACTCATGACAACCGTCCACCATTGCTCCATGTCCTTTTTACTCATCTTCTTCCAATCGGGTACCTTTTGAACTAAGGCCGTACCCAGGGTTTGCCCCAGGGTAACCAGTTTGTTACCTGCTGCACTTTGTTCGCTATCCCATCGGCTAAGAGCCGTATCTAAAGAGTTGTGGGTGGTTAATGAATCGGCCAGTGTAATGGCATTAGTTATCGCTTTAACGACCCCACTCGCCGTGTGGGGGCGGGTAATGACCGAGGCATCTCCAATAAGACAAATACGACCCTTACGATAGTAAGGTATGCCTACTTCAAAAATAGCCTGAATGAACGGTTGGGTGGTGGCACATATCACATTCCTGGCACAACCCGGCAGGTGGTGTCTGGCCAGGTTATGGACATACGCCACTTTCGCATCGGGGACCTTACCCGGCGGAAGTGAGGTTTTATGGACAAAACCCTGGCTATCGGTAAGCATAGCGGGTAGATCCTTATCCGCTACATTTTCATAGAGGACCCAGTTCAGTCGCCTCTTACCTACCTGGGTTTCTTCCTGACGACCTGGTACAATATACAGGACACAATGACCTCTTTCATAGACGGCAAAGGTAAGGCGACCTTCAAATAATTCTATATCCGGTACAAGCTTCTCTTCTATGAGTCCACGCCAGGCAATATAGCCGGCGTAGTGTAAGGACTGTTCAGGAAACAACATACGACGCCCCAGCGAGTTATGACCATCTGCACAAACAACCAAATCAAAGAGAAATTCTTGACCGTTCCCCAGTCGCAGGGATACAGAATTTCCGTCTATCTCCTGCAGGGCGGTGACTTCACATCCTTGATGGTAAATATTGTCGGGTACCCGACTGCGTAAATTACGGTATAACACATCCCAACTGGTCAAAACAACCGCTATGGGCTGCTCCCAGAGAATACGTCCGGAATCACATTCCTCCTTACCGGAGCGGATTACAAAGGGGCGCTTCGTACCGGGAAAGTGGGGCATATCCGGATCAACGAGGTTGCGCTCTACGAGGGTTTTAAACAACGACAAAGAAAGGGTAATCCCGGCACCCCGGTCCTTTAACTTCCCGGTAGATCTCTCGTAAACAGTTACCCAACAACCGGCCCGTGATAGTTCTATAGCAGCCGCACAACCGGCAATAGATCCTCCTATTACAGCAACTTTTAAACCTCTGGCCACACCTGGAGATGTTACCGTACTATTCAATATCTGAACCTCCTACTTTTACCCCTGAAATACCCGGAAAGTGCCTTAAAAAGTAGCTTACTGCCCCGAAGCCTAATGCAGATTTGACCATCTATTTTTACTGCCAGCCGGGGAATGGATAAATCAACTCCCCCGATTTGTATTCATCTGGATATATCACCACCATTCTCCCAGATTTGGAAAATTCGCTGATATCTCGGCTTTCAATGTTCTGATATTGACCCCAAAGTACCCGACCTTTCTCCCACTCCCCGTTGGGGGCAAACTTCACCTTCCCTACAATGGTATTGAATTCATGGCTTCTTATATACTCCCCAACCGTTACCTGATCCAGACTTTGAGTTGCTTCAATGGCCTGTCCTAATAATTCCACATACGCATAGGCCCAGGGTGGTAAATAATATCCCAGGGGATCCACCCCTTCTTGTCCGGCTCTGGCCTGATACTTCTTCAAGAATTCTTCAATCCCGGCAAACTTTAAAGTAGGTTCAGGTACCCAAAACCAGTAGGTCACAATGCCGTTGAGGGTTGGACCCAGGTTGGTCTGGATGGAGGTATACTGTAAACCCACCATACCCCCTCCGAAGATTTTAGGTTTTAAATTCACCTCCTTGGCTGCCTGGACAATCCCTGCCGATTCGGTAGGATAAGAAGCCACATAGACCATATCGGGATTAACGGCTTTGATGGATCGGAGGATTGAAGTAAAGTCTACGGTTCCCGGGGGATATTTCTTTTCATAGACGACCTTAAAGTTATACTTCTCGGCCAGTTTCTTTGTGCCGGAAAGATTATTGGCACCGTATTCACTATCTACATGCAGGAAGGCAATGGTTTGGGGTTTGGGTTCCTGACGGCTTGCAATGGCAAAGAAGCCTTCGCTCCAGTCTACATAAGGGTCTGGACCCGAGGGCATAATCTCAAAATGGTATTTATAGTTAAAGGCCTGATTGGATCCCAGGCCCAGGAGACAGGGAAATACCATCTGATGTTCCATCACTATAGGCATGGCAGCCGCAATGAGGGGAGTTCCATAGGGAGAAACCACAAAATCGACCTTATCCACGGTAATGAGTTTGGTATAGATGGCAGGAACATCGGCAGGTTTAGAATGATCATCGTAATACACCAATTCTACAGGTCTTCCCAGGAGTCCGCCCCTTGCATTGATATCTTCAGCCCATATTTTCATGGCCAGTACTGCCGCTTTTCCGGCTGAAGCTAACGATCCTGAAAGCCCCATGCTAAAGCCGATTTTAATGGGTTTCGGCTGGGCCATGGAAGAAGAAATATGAACCCAGCCAAAAACCAGAATTCCTATCCCTACTCCAAGCAAAATGCGCCTTGATAACGGCAATTTTTCCTTCCAAATCATAAGTTTCTCCTTTTATTTGAAATACCGATACTTTTGCGGAATTGAACCTTCATTCCCAGGCCGGTATATGGGAAATCAAAATTCGGATTTGATCAGAAGCCCGAAATCCGCCAAAGTCCCAGCGCAAAAAACAGATTACTTGATTCCCTTTGCTTCGGCTCACATCGCTCCTGATAAGGACAGAACGTACACCGGGATCTCAGGGAATCGGAACTTTCCATTCAGATTTGCTAAAATTACATCTTGGCACTTCTTATAGAAAGCTGTCAATAAAAAGTTCTCGGGATTGGAAACTTATCTGAGGCAGGCGGGGCGCCCGGACTTTCCATAAAGCTCATCTAACTCCAATATTTATGAGCAGGTTTCCATATCGATCTACCTCCCCCC from the Candidatus Limnocylindrales bacterium genome contains:
- a CDS encoding SDR family oxidoreductase, which gives rise to MRLVNKVALITGGGTGIGRATAELFAQEGAKVAISGRRKEKLEEAVTAITLKGGEAIAIPGDVTRQEDTQRMVRETVARWERLDILVNNAGAVDRTKMMESTLENWDRIMDINVKGVFLTSRSVIPQMIKQGGGSIVNVSSVAGLRGGLPDAPSYSAAKAAVITLTKTMAVDFARYRIRVNAVLPSLVETDVARTRVKPGQTWEEIKEKLIPLYPLGRLGTPEDIAQGILYLASDAAAWVTGIELIIDGGFTAKLYPDPESQ
- a CDS encoding amino acid ABC transporter substrate-binding protein — its product is MIWKEKLPLSRRILLGVGIGILVFGWVHISSSMAQPKPIKIGFSMGLSGSLASAGKAAVLAMKIWAEDINARGGLLGRPVELVYYDDHSKPADVPAIYTKLITVDKVDFVVSPYGTPLIAAAMPIVMEHQMVFPCLLGLGSNQAFNYKYHFEIMPSGPDPYVDWSEGFFAIASRQEPKPQTIAFLHVDSEYGANNLSGTKKLAEKYNFKVVYEKKYPPGTVDFTSILRSIKAVNPDMVYVASYPTESAGIVQAAKEVNLKPKIFGGGMVGLQYTSIQTNLGPTLNGIVTYWFWVPEPTLKFAGIEEFLKKYQARAGQEGVDPLGYYLPPWAYAYVELLGQAIEATQSLDQVTVGEYIRSHEFNTIVGKVKFAPNGEWEKGRVLWGQYQNIESRDISEFSKSGRMVVIYPDEYKSGELIYPFPGWQ
- a CDS encoding intradiol ring-cleavage dioxygenase produces the protein MRNLTEDNVTEAVLQQIKTDNPRLQQIMNSLIRNLHNFIREVELTEEEWSYTIQFLTRVGHRCDDRRQEFILLSDTLGVSILVDAINHRKPAGATESTILGPFYRAKAPNLELGANIALKEEGEPVVVRGQVTDLDGKPIANALLDVWHASAQGLYDIQDPSQEISMRGRFLTNTRGEYWFRTIKPSSYPIPHDGPVGEMLAEFRRHPYRPAHIHFIVSAEGYETVVTHIFVEGDPYLDSDAVFAVKNSLVADFVLNDSVEEAKRWGVVAPFYTVEYNFKLVPVKKARP